A region of the Agrobacterium sp. RAC06 genome:
TGCGCCAGTCTTGCCTTGGACGTATTGGGATATCCGAAACAATTATACAGCCACGTGTCGGAAAACGCTTGCTGCTGGCTTCTCGCCTCGTCTATCTGATGGTGACTTCCTGAAGCTTCAGGCGATCATAGATGAAGAAGAGGCTCGGGATAACGGGTTGGGACGCGCCTTTCTGCAGTATCGCCTGCTTGAAGAGATGCGACGTCGCTCTGTCGCCTTGCCGGAAAATGCCCAAGAAATCATTATGGACGCGACTGAAGCGCCGTATGTTTCCAACCTCCCTTCAGTCCTTGATCTCAGCCCGATTTACGCGGAGGCGCATCAACGGTCGTTTCAATTGGTGCGCGGGACGCGTTATGAGCTTGTAGACGCGTCTGCCCCCCTCGCGGTGCGGGCCACCCTCGACTATCCGCACTATGTGGAAGGTCTATCCATGCTTGATACCGATGATATCGATTCCATACGGCACTCGGATATTATGCGCAGCTATCAAGAACTCCAGTCGGCGGACCTCACTAAAGAGACAAACATCCTAGATTTGCAGCACGCCTACGTAGCAACAAACGTGCTGATCGAACAGAGAATCATAAACCGATTCCCGCATCTGAAAGTCGCAACTGGTGCGCCGCAACGTCGAGAGGTGCGACGTAAATGGGCCCGCTTTGGGGCCGGCTCTTCAGGAGTCTTGGATCTCGTTTGCGTAAGTCTTGGCTTTCTTGATGTCCCGACCCCCATGATGGGTACCGGTTACACCGTCATGTTCGACATGATCAAAAACAAGTTTCTTCCTTCTGACGAGAAGGCACTTGTCGACGACATAGCTCACCACCAAGTATCGAAGATGGCCTTGGGTCGGCACTTAAGAGCGATAGGAAAAGCCGAAACACTTCAATTCCAGGAGGAAGTGTTGGACACAGACTCCTTTGAAAAAGAGATCATGGTCACGTCCTAATCGATCGTAACGCCAAAAGGGCGGCAATCGTAACGGGGTCGAAAATACCCGCAGCGCCGAAGTCGAGATGGCTGATCTTCTCAATCGGAATTCGTCGATACGAAGAAATACTCTCGCTCACCTCTGCGTTCTGATTGGAGACTTGAGCCAGGTCATCGATCTCTGCGACAAAAACAAATGTTTTGAAGTCGGCCCCTAAGACGAGCAACTGCTCGAACTTTTGTGCTGTCAGTCCTGTTTCCTCAAAAAGCTCCCGTGAAGCGTCTTCTTGGGGTGTTCTGCCGAAGCAACCAAATCCTTGTGGAACTTCGATCGACAAGCTTTTCTCTGCGTATCGGTAGTTTTGAATCAGTATCACGTCGCAGCCGTGTATTGGAACTATTGCTACACCGTGCGGCGCCTTCCATCTGTAACGAAAATACGTCCCGTTTTTCCCCGAAGGAAACTTAACTACGTCATCAAATACCGTTACAAATTCATTTTCATATACGACGATTTGCTTGAGGGTTTCTATCTCTGACATGGAAGTACTCTCTTGCCCGTCCGGCGCGATTCTGCGGGCTCCTTTGGAGGTCAGCATAAATGGTATCGACTAAAATCCCACAGGATTTCGGGAAAATGGTGACGTAGATGGGAGGGATCGGTTCGGGTAATCGCTTCCGTTACGGATCTCGCGAAACATGCGAGAACAGCTTGAGGCTGGATCTCCGCTACATGAGGGCCAAGGGGCTTCTAAAATCAGGTTCATCAGGTGTTTTGTCTTGGTCCCGAGGAGATGTGAGGACCGGGTGGATCAGATACAAGGTGCACGCATACAGCCTGGAGCTGAATTACAATGTCCGGCTGTCAGGTGGCGACTGGGTACCGGTTCAAGAGCAGATTCCGTTAGTGCTGTTCCCCCAGCCCTTTGGAGGAGCCAAGCTCTACATCCAGTGCTTGAGTTGCAGGCGCCGCTGCGCAGTTCTTTATGGAGGTGTTCGGTTTCGCTGCAGAAGATGCCTTAACCTAGCCTACGCATCACAGAACCAGGATTCGAGTGATCGCGCGCTGGCGATCTCCCAAAATATTCGCAGTCGTTTAGGTGGGGGAGGTTGCTTCGATGATCCCATTCCGCCCAAACCTAAAGGAATGCACTGGAAAACCTATCGACGACTTGAGGCGACATGCGAGTTCTACGAAGAGCAGATTGCCGACCAGTTTGTCGGACTGATTGCGAGATTCGCAGGTAAAAGATGACCCATCTGCTTGCTATGTGCTTGCTGGACTATCCAGATCACCAATTAAATCAAGCTAAGTGGCTGATTTAGTGGTGAGAGCGCAGGGATTCGAACCCTGGACCTACTGATTAAAAGTCAGTTGCTCTACCGGCTGAGCTACGCTCTCCCGTGCGGTTTTGCGCCGCCTCAAGAAGTGCGCGGAACATAGGCAGGTGACCCCGGCCGGTCAACCGCAAAAATGCAGTTTCGGCAGCAAAATTCAGTCCTGTTGTCGCAGTCTACGCAATGGTGATTGGCAAGCAACGGCTTGCGGGATTAGGAAGGGCCGGTTCGGGTTCCGGAGTTCACAGTGTCGATTGCCGATATTTCCTTTTTCAGCGCGCTTCTGGCCGGAGCCCTGTCGTTCCTTTCGCCCTGCGTGCTGCCGCTGGTGCCGCCGTATCTCTGCTATATGGCCGGTATTTCGGTCGATCAGTTCCGCGACGGAGCCCAGGCTGAAAATGCGGCTGCCCGCCGGACGGTGATGTTGACGGCGCTTGTGTTCACGCTCGGTTTTGCCACCGTCTTTGTCGCGCTCGGCGCCGGTGCCTCGACGATTGGCGGACTTTTGCGTCAGCACATGGATCTCTTGTCGAAGATCGGCGGCGTGATCATCATCATCATGGGCCTGAATTTCCTTGGCGTCTTCCGCCTCGGCCTTTTGTCATCAGAGTATCGATTCGCAGGCGGCGGAAAGCCCGCAACGCTTTCGGGCGCCTATGTCATGGGTCTGGCTTTCGCCTTTGGCTGGACGCCCTGCATCGGCCCGGTCCTGGGCGCCATCCTCGGGGTCGCTGCCTCGAAGGAGACGGTCGGGGATGGTGCGCTGCTGCTGGCGATCTATTCGCTTGGGCTTGCCGTGCCCTTCTGGATCGCGGCCGGGTTCTCGGGCGCCTTCATGCGGTTTCTCACGCGCTTCCGCCGGCATCTCGGTGTGGTGGAAAAAGCCATGGGCGGGCTGCTGGTGCTGACCGGGCTTGCCTTCATCTTCGGTTATGTCTCCGACATGGCGATCTGGTTCCAGCAGACCTTTCCAATCCTGTCGCAAATCGGCTAAGTCCCGTTTGAGCGCATATTCGCGTTCAGGGGGAGTGAGCCATGGCGGATATCATCGCGCTGGTCTTGCCGTTTTTCGGCCTGATCCTGATCGGTTACGTGTCGGGGAAGCTCGGCGATCATTCCGCCCAGGCGCTCGGCTGGCTGAACTTCTTCGTCATTTACGTCACGCTGCCGGCGCTGTTCTTCAAGCTCGTTTCGCGCACGCCGATCGAACAGCTGACCCGCATCGACTTCATCGCGGCCTGCCTTGCGGCCACCTATTCGATCTTTGTCGTGGTCTTCGTGATCGGCCGCTATGTTCGCGGTAACAACATCGCCGAATCGACCGTCCAGGCGCTTGCTGGCGCTTATGGCAACATCGGCTATATGGGGCCGGGCCTGGCGCTGCTCGCCTTCGGTGAAAAGGCTGCCGTTCCGGTGGCGCTCGTCTTCTGCTTCGAGAACGCGGCGCATTTCATCGCCGCACCCGCCTTGATGGCCTTTGCCGGTGGCGACAAGCGTCCGCCGTTGCAACTGGCGCTCGATGTGGCGAGAAAGATCCTGACCCATCCCTTCATCATCGCGACCTTGGTGGGTTTCGTGGCCGCCGCCTTTGCCTTCGAGCCACCGCTCGCGCTGCAACGCCTGATCGACTACCTCGCTCAGGCGGCGGCCCCTTGCGCTCTGTTTGCCATGGGCGTGACGCTTGCGCTGCGGCCGCTCAAGCGCATTCCCGCCGAGATCGGCTACATCGTGCCGATCAAGCTCGTGCTGCATCCGATCCTGGTCTATGTCGTCCTGAGTTTTGTCGGAAACTTCGACCCGCTCTGGGTCTATACTGCAGTGCTGCTCGCCTCGCTGCCGACGGCCACAAATGTCTTCGTCATCGGCCAGCAATATGGCGTGTGGCAGGAGAGGGCGTCTGCGACGATCCTGATCACCACGGTCATTTCGGTATTCTCGGTGTCGGCGCTGCTGTTCGCCATCACCCAGGGTTACCTACCGGCGGACCTTTTCCCGTAGCAGTGACGGCAGGTTCTTCAGTCCACGCCCGGGCGCCACGCCTTCCTGCATGACGAGATTGCGCAGTGGGCCGACGCTCGCCAGCACCTGGAGGCCGGCCGCCCGCAGCATCTGAACGGGCAGCAGGCCCGACAGCAGCGATCGGTTGAGAAGATCGACGCTTGCCGTTCGGCTTGCGATGTCAAGCCGGCGCTTGCGGTCGAAGCGGTCGCCCGCGTCCGCCGCAATCGGTGAAGAACTCGGGTCGAGCAGAATGTCTTCCAGGGCTGCGATGTCGCGCAGGCTGAGGTTCAAGCCCTGGGCACCGATCGGCGGGAAAGCGTGACCGGCTTCGCCGATGAAGGCGGAGCGGCCCTTGCCATACTGACGGGCCGTCATGCCCGAGAGGGGCCAGGCCTGGACGCCGTCCTCCACCTGAACCTTGCCTAACATGGACTGCATGCGCGCCTCGACTTCGGCCGAGAGTTGATCCGGTGACTGCGAGATCATCCTGTCGGCTTCCTGCGGCGGCAGGACCCAGACGAGGCTCGAGCGCAGGCCGGGCAGTGGGACCTGGGTGAACGGACCCGATTCGGTGTGGAACTCCGTCGAGACGTTCTGGTGCGGCAGGCTGTGGATGAAGTTCATCACCACGGCCGTTTGCGGGTAGGACCAGGTTTTCACGCCGACGCCTGCACTTTCGCGGGTCTTGGAGCGGCGGCCGTCCGCTCCGATCGCAAAGCCGGCGGTGATTGCGTCTTCACCCTGAATGCCGATGGTGACCGCTTCTGCGCCGATATGGATGGTCTCGGCCGCCAAGGCGCGGCGGGTAATCAGCGGTTCGGTCGCGACGGCCTTTGCCAGGGTCTGGAGCAGTGCGGAATTCGGAACGTTGTAGCCGAAGGCGTCGAGCCCGATTTCCGCGCTCCGGAATGCCACTGTCGGTGCGCGCAAGAGGCGCCTTGTGCCATCGACGATCTGCATGACGGTGAGGGCGGCGGCGGTCTCTTTCAACTCCTGCCAGAGACCAAGGCGTTCGATCATCGCCAGCGACTGGTCCATGAGGGCCGTAGTGCGCCGGTCCGAGCTGTTGGGTTCCGGTCCGACGAGCACGACGCGGCGACCGCCGCGTGCCATAGCAAGGGCGGCAATCTGTCCGGCGGGACCGGCGCCGATCACGGCAATGTCGAATTCGTAGCTCATGGTGAAGGTCCCGATTGGCATCTTGTAACGTTATCTAGAGCCGCAGCACGGTAAAATCCATGGGCCGAAATGGCGCATGCTCCTGGCGGGTCACGGGCGAAATCCGGGCATAGACCGCCACTTGTGTTGCAATGCGCGCCATTTCGTCCGATACCGTTTCCTCCGAAGTGCCGCCGACTGGAGCAGGGATGAAGATCTTTAATTACAAGCGTGTGCCCTATGCCGAAATCCGTGCCTTTTCGGTTCATATGCTCACTGCTTCCGGATCCTTCCTGGCCTTTCTGGGTGTCGTTGCTGCAGCGGAGAACCGCTTCGTCGACATGTTCTGGTGGCTGGGGCTTGCACTTGTCGTCGACGGCATCGACGGACCGATCGCCCGCAAGGTGCGCGTCAAGGAAGTCCTGCCGAACTGGTCCGGCGATACGCTCGACAACATCATCGACTATGTCACCTATGTCCTTCTGCCAGCCTTTGCGCTCTATCAGAGCGGCATGATCGGCGAGCCCTGGTCCTTCGTTGCCGCCGGACTGATCGTGGTGTCGAGCGCCATCTATTACGCAGACATGGGCATGAAGACGGATGAATATTTCTTTTCCGGCTTCCCGGTCGTCTGGAATATGCTGATCTTCACGCTCTTCGTGATCGATGCGAGCGCCACCACGGCCCTGATCGCGGTGCTCGTTTCTGTTGTCCTGACCTTCCTTCCGATCTTCTTCCTGCACCCCGTGCGTGTGAAACGGCTACGCAATCTCAACATGGCGGTTTTCCTGCTGTGGTGCGCTTTCGGCGGTTATGCACTCCTCCTGCATTTCCAGTCGCCTCCCTGGGTCGTCTGGGGCATGATCCTGACCGGGATCTACCTGTATGTCATCGGCGGCGTGTTGCAGTTTTTCCCGGCCCTCGGACGTCGGGGCTGATCCGACAGGTGATGCCTGGGCAAAACCAAAAAAAACTTTTGCCTATATATTGTGCGCTGCCGCAAACAGGTTATGAATTGAGCGGTGGACCGGGCGCAAGACCCGGCCGACGCGCATGAGAGTGCAAGGGGGACCTGTGCCGCATCAACCGCCCGAGGGCGAAAAGCCGCTTTTGACCGTGCGGGGGCTGACGAAGCTGTTCGGCAGCTTCAAGGCCTGCGACGACATCGACCTCGACATCGGCCATGGCGAGATCCACGCTCTTCTCGGCGAGAACGGTGCCGGCAAATCCACCCTTGTGAAGATGCTGTTCGGTATTCTCGCGCCCTCGGCGGGCTCGATCGGCTGGCAGGGGCAAGACCAGGTCATCCCCAATCCAGCCGCGGCCCGGCGTCTCGGCATCGGTATGGTCTTCCAGCATTTTTCGCTTTTCGAAGCGCTGACGGTCGCCGAGAACATCGCGCTGTCGCTCGACGAGAAGATCTCGATCTCCGAGCTTTCCAAGAAGGCGGCAGAGCTTTCGGTCGCCTATGGACTGCCGCTCGATCCCAATGCCCATGTCGCCGATCTCTCGGTCGGTGAGCGCCAGCGCATCGAGATTGTCCGCGCGCTCTTGCAGAACCCCAAACTCATCATCCTTGACGAGCCGACCTCGGTGCTGACGCCCCAGGAAGCCGACAAGCTGTTCGAGACCCTGTTCAAGCTGAAGGCGGAAGGTCGCTCCGTTCTCTATATCAGCCACCGGCTTGAGGAAGTGCAGCGCATCTGCGATCGCGCAACCGTGCTCCGTCACGGCAAGGTCACGGGCGCCTGCGACCCGCGGCAGGAAACGCCGGCTTCGCTTGCCCGGATGATGGTGGGCGCCGATGTCGCCGGTGTCGAGAAGGTCGAGCCGCCCACGGATGGCGTCGTCCAGCTGCAGGTCACAGAGCTCTCGGTCAGCCCGCGGACACCTTTTGCCATGCCACTGAAGAGTGTTTCGATGACAGTGAAGGCGGGCGAGATCCTCGCCATTGCCGGGGTCGCCGGCAACGGCCAGAGCGAGCTCTTCGATGCGCTTTCCGGCGAGTATGTCGTTCCGAATCCCGATGCAATCCGCCTGCGCGGCAAGTCCGTCGGTCGCCTCGGGATTAACGAACGCAGGCTGCTCGGCGCCGGTTTCGTGCCTGAAGAGCGCCACGGCCATGCGGCAATCCCGGCCATGAGCCTGTCGGAAAACCTGTTTCTCTCGCGCAATGCGTCCGACCGTTCAGCCTACCTCGCAGGCGGGAAAATTGGTCTCATACGCCATGGGCTGGTGCAGCAGGCAGCGCGCCGCATCTCCGAGATGATGGATGTGCGCAAGAGTGGTGATGATCCCTCCGCCGGTTCACTCTCGGGTGGCAATCTCCAGAAATTCATCGTCGGCCGCGAACTCGATCGCCAGCCCTCTGTGCTGGTCGTCAACCAGCCCACTTGGGGCGTCGATGCCGGCGCTGCAAGCCGAATCCGCCAGGCGCTGGTCGATCTTGCCAAGGCGGGATCCGCTGTGGTCGTCATCAGCCAGGACCTCGACGAGATCTTCGAGGTCGCAACTTCGATTGCGGCCATCTCCGAAGGCACGCTGTCCGACGCCTATCCCGCCTCGACCATGACCCGCGAACGCATCGGTATCCTGATGGGCGGCGTGCATGGCCTGACCACTGCCCCGGAGGCGGCCCATGCGCATTGAACTCGAACGTCGTTCCCGGCAGTCCAGCCTGTTTGCCATCGTCTCGCCTTTGCTGGCGCTGGCGCTCACCGTCTTCTTCGGCGGCATCATGTTTGCGATGCTTGGCAAGGACCCGGTCTCGGCACTCTTCAGCTTCTTCATCGAGCCGCTGCTGGAGGTCTGGTCGCTGCATGAGCTTGCGGTGAAGGCCGCACCGCTGATCCTGATCGCTGTCGGTCTGTCGGTCTGTTATCGCTCGAACAACTGGAATATCGGTGCCGAGGGGCAGTTCATCGTCGGGGCCATCGTCGGCTCGATCCTGCCGATCACCTTCTATGAATGGAACTCGCCGCTGCTCTTGCCGATGATGATCGTCATGGGTGCCATCGGCGGTGCCGCCTATGGCGCCATTCCGGCGCTCTTGAAGACCCGCTTCAACACGAATGAAATCCTGACCAGCCTGATGCTGGTCTACATCGCCCAGCTTTTCCTCGACTGGCTGACCCGCGGGGTCTGGAAGGACCCGGCCGGCTACAATTTCCCGCAGTCGCGCTCTTTTGTCTCGGAAGCCGTGCTGCCAGAAATCCTTTCCTCCGGCCGCGCGCATCTCGGCATCATCTTTGCGCTGATTGCCGCCGTCGCCGTCTGGTTCATGATGCGCTACACGCTGAAGGGCTTTCAGGTCGTGGTTCTCGGGCAGTCGGAACGGGCAGGGCGCTTTGCCGGCTTCTCCTCGCGCAAGATGGTCTGGTTCTCGATGATGTTCTCGGGCGCGCTGGCCGGGCTGGCCGGTATTTCGGAAGTGTCGGGCTCGATCGGTCACCTGCAGCCGACCATTTCGCCGGGCTACGGCTTCACGGCCATCATCGTTGCCTTCCTCGGGCGTCTTAATCCGCTCGGCATCATCGCCTCCGGCTTCGTGCTGGCGCTGACCTATCTGGGCGGCGAGGGCGCACAGTTGTCGATCGGCGTCTCCGACAAGGTCACACGCGTCTTTCAGGGGCTGCTTCTTTTCTTTGTGCTCTCCTGTGACACACTCATTCTCTACAAGGTGCGGATCGTCTTTGATCGTGCCCGCAATGCCGCGACGAAGAGGGCTTGATCATGTTCGAGGCCATCCTTCTCACTGTCATCACCGCCTCGACGCCGCTGGTGATCGCCGCCATGGGCGAACTCGTGGCCGAGCGTTCAGGCGTGCTGAACCTCGGCGTCGAAGGCATGATGATCATCGGTGCGGTCTGCGCCTTCATCGCGACGAACCTGACCGGCTCACCCTATGTCGGGGTTCTCGCAGGGATCGCGACCGGCGCGGCCTTCTCGCTGCTCTTTGGTTTCCTGACGCTCACCCTCGTCGCCAATCAGGTGGCGACCGGTCTGGCACTCACCATCCTCGGCCTTGGCGTCTCCGGCATGATCGGCGAAAGCGTGGTCGGTGTGCCCGGTGTGAAGATGCAGCCGATCGTCATTCCGCTTCTGTCGGACATTGCTGTGATCGGCCCCATCCTCTTCGCCCAGGACCTGTTCTTCTACCTTTCCATTCTGCTGGTTGCCGGCGTGAACTGGTATCTGTTCAAGAGCCGCTCGGGCCTCAAGCTGCGCGCGATCGGCGACAGCCACGGCTCGGCGCATACGCTCGGGCTACCCGTCATCCGGACGCGCTATCTGGCGGTGATGTTCGGCGGCGCTTGTGCCGGTCTTGCCGGTGCGCAGCTGTCGCTGGTGTATACGCCGCAATGGGTGGAGAACATGTCCGCCGGCCGCGGCTGGATCGCGCTCGCGCTCGTCGTCTTCGCCGCATGGCGGCCCTGGCGGGTTCTTGCCGGCGGCTACCTCTTCGGTGCCGTGACCATCGGGCAGCTGCATGCGCAAGCGCTCGGCATCGGTCTGCCCTCGCAATTTCTGTCCGCGCTGCCCTATGCGGCGACCATTGTCGTGCTGATCATAATCTCCCATAATCGCCGCACGACGCTGATCAACACGCCGGCCTGCCTCGGCAAGCCGTTCGTGCCGGATAGATAATCAAAACAAAAGCTTCAACCTAACCAGACAGGGGTACATCATGAAAAACATCCTCCTCGCGCTTGCCGCATCGGCAGCCGCAATCGTCGGCGTCGCGGCACCCGCCGCCGCTCAGGACAAGACGAAGATCTGCTTCGTCCACGTCGGCTCGAAGACCGACGGTGGCTGGACCCAGGCGCATGATATCGGCCGCCAGGAGCTTCAGGCTCATTTCGGCGACAAGATTGAAACGCCTTACCTCGAAAACGTGCCGGAAGGTCCGGATGCCGAGCGCGCCATCGAGCGCATGGCCCGTTCCGGCTGCGCCCTGGTCTACACGACCTCCTTCGGCTTCATGGATGCAACCCTGAAGGTCGCCGAGAAGTTTCCGGATGTGAAGTTCGAACACGCCACCGGCTACAAGACTGCAGACAATGTCGCGACCTACAATTCGCGCTTCTATGAAGGCCGCTTCATCAACGGTCAGATCGCCGGCAAGATGTCGAAGACCGGTGTCGCCGGTTACATCGCTTCCTTCCCGATCCCGGAAGTCGTCGCCGGCATCAACGCCTTCCTGCACGGCGCCCGCACCGTCAACCCGGAATTCAAGCTGAAGGTCATCTGGGTCAACACCTGGTTCGACCCCGGCAAGGAAGCCGATGCCGCAAAGGCGCTGTTTGACCAGGGCGTGGACATTCTGACCCAGCACACCGACACGACGGCTCCGATGCAGGTTGCCGAAGAACGTGGGATGAAGGCCTTCGGTCAGGCCTCCGACATGATCGCCGCCGGCCCGACTGCGCAGCTCAGCGCCATCGTCGACACCTGGTCGCCCTACTACATCAAGCGCACCCAGGCTGTTCTCGACGGCACATGGAGCTCGGCGCAGACTTTCGACGGTCTCGTCGACGGCATTCTGTCGATGGCGCCCTATACCAACATGCCCGACGACGTGAAGGCCATGGCCATGGACACTGAAGCCAAGATCAAGTCCGGCGAACTGAAGCCCTTCACCGGTCCGCTCAACAAGCAGGACGGCTCCGTCTGGTTGGCGGAAGGTGAGTCGGCTGACTACGGCACCATCCTCGGCATGAACTTCTACATTGAAGGTGTAGACGACAAGCTGCCGCAGTAATCTGCGACTTGCGGAAATGGAAAGAGCGCCTTTGGGCGCTCTTTCTTGTTTAGAATTCCTAAAATTGCAGGAATACTCAGATAGCGCCTTCACCCGCATTGGCCTTTCGTATAACTACCCCAGCAAATAAGTCGGGGTGTGAGTCAGGATGCGGAAGGAAGAGGTTCGGGAACTGAAGGTCGTTTCCAATCTTCGGACGAGCCATGCGAAGGTGGTCGAGCAAGTCGGCCTTGCGATCGTCGGGGGTCGATTTGGCATCGGCGAACCCTTGCCTGGGGATGCTGAACTGGAGGCTCAGTTCGATGTGTCGCGGTCCGTGCTGCGCGAGGCGATGAAGACGCTGACCGCCAAAGGTCTGGTGGTTGCCAAATCGCGCGTCGGGACACGGGTGACTGACCGCTGTCACTGGAACCTTGTCGATGAAGACGTGCTGCGCTGGCATTTCCGGACGGGCGTCACACACGAGTTCATCGATCATCTCTATGACGTCCGCATGGTCCTGGAGCCGGCATCGGCTGCGTTCGCGGCGCTGCGCGCTTCGGCGGCGGACTGTGCGGAACTGCGTCATTACGCCATGCTCCTGGGTTCCAACGAACTCGACTGGCAGGGCCAGGTGGAGGCAGACTTACGCTTCCACGTTCTTTTGACCCTCGTCGGGGCCAACCCGTTTCTCGAAAGCATGGTCGGTTTCATAAAGGCCTCGCTCGACGGCGCCTTCACCATGGCCTTCGATCCTGAACTTGCCGGCCGCGGGGAGGCGATCAGCGAGCTTCATCTGGCCATCGTCGATGCGATCGAGCAAGGCGATGCCGAGACTGCGCGGGCCGCCACCGAACGGGCGATCGAGCAGGGGCGTGCAGCAGCGCTGAAGGCCGTCGAGAACTCCCAGAAGCGCGGCTAGTTCTCCGAACACTTGCGGGCGGCACCTGCTGGTATTAGTGAGGAGCGCCATTCTCAGCTTGGAGCCATCCATGAACCGTACCTGTCTCGCCGTCGTTCTCGCTGCTGGTGACAGCACCCGCATGAAGTCGTCGATGTCGAAGGTGCTGCATCCGGTGGGTGGGCGTCCGATGATCGCGCATGTCATGGCATCGATCGCCGCGTCTGGTGTGTCTGATGTGGCACTGGTTCTCGGTCGTGATGCCGACAAGGTCGAAAAGGCAGCCTCGATCGAAGGGCTTGCGGTCGCAGGCGTGTTGCAGACCGAGCGCCTCGGCACCGGTCACGCCGTTCTGATGGCCAAGGAGGCGATTGCCCGCGGTTATGACGAGATCCTCGTTGCCTATGGCGATGTGCCGCTGATCACTGCCGCGCCGCTGAAAGCTGCCCGCGAAGCGCTTGCCGGCGGTGCCGATGTCGCCGTCATCGGTTTTCATACGGCCAATCCGACAGGTTATGGCCGTTTGCTGGTCGAAAATGGCGAGCTGGTCGCCATCCGCGAGGAAAAGGATGCGACCGAGGCCGAGCGCGCCGTGACCTGGTGCAACAGTGGATTGATGGCGATCGACGGCAAGAAGGCCGTCGATCTCCTCTCCCGGATCGGCAACCAGAACGCCAAGGGTGAGTATTATCTGACCGACCTCGTCGAGATTGCCCGGTCCTTGGGTGGCAAGGCTGTCGCCGTGGACGCGCCGGAGAGTGAACTGACCGGCTGCAACAATCGCGCCGAGCTCGCCGTCATCGAACGCCTCTGGCAGGAGCGCCGCCGCCACGAGTTGATGGTCTCGGGCGTCACCATGATCGCGCCGGAAACGGTTTTCCTCAGCCATGACACGGTCATCGGCCAGGATGCGCTGATCGAGCCGAACGTCGTCTTCGGCCCCGGCGTCACCGTCGAGGGCGGCGCCGTGATCCATGCCTTCTCGCATCTCGAAGGCGCCCATGTGGCCGCCGGTGCAACCGTCGGGCCGTTTGCGCGCCTGCGCCCAGGTGCCAATCTTGCCGAAGGCGCCAAGGTGGGCAATTTCTGCGAGGTGAAGAAGGCCGAGATCGGCCGTGGCGCCAAGGTCAACCACCTGACCTATATCGGCGACGCCGTCGTTGGCGCCGAGACCAATATCGGCGCTGGCACCATCACCTGCAACTATGATGGCGTGAACAAGTTTGAGACGCATATCGGGGCCGGGGCCTTCATCGGCTCCAATTCGTCGCTGGTGGCGCCGGTCAAGATCGGCGATGGCGCGCTCATCGCGTCCGGCAGCGTCATCACCGAGGACGTGCCCGCCGATGCACTC
Encoded here:
- a CDS encoding ABC transporter permease, with protein sequence MIMFEAILLTVITASTPLVIAAMGELVAERSGVLNLGVEGMMIIGAVCAFIATNLTGSPYVGVLAGIATGAAFSLLFGFLTLTLVANQVATGLALTILGLGVSGMIGESVVGVPGVKMQPIVIPLLSDIAVIGPILFAQDLFFYLSILLVAGVNWYLFKSRSGLKLRAIGDSHGSAHTLGLPVIRTRYLAVMFGGACAGLAGAQLSLVYTPQWVENMSAGRGWIALALVVFAAWRPWRVLAGGYLFGAVTIGQLHAQALGIGLPSQFLSALPYAATIVVLIIISHNRRTTLINTPACLGKPFVPDR
- a CDS encoding BMP family ABC transporter substrate-binding protein, whose protein sequence is MKNILLALAASAAAIVGVAAPAAAQDKTKICFVHVGSKTDGGWTQAHDIGRQELQAHFGDKIETPYLENVPEGPDAERAIERMARSGCALVYTTSFGFMDATLKVAEKFPDVKFEHATGYKTADNVATYNSRFYEGRFINGQIAGKMSKTGVAGYIASFPIPEVVAGINAFLHGARTVNPEFKLKVIWVNTWFDPGKEADAAKALFDQGVDILTQHTDTTAPMQVAEERGMKAFGQASDMIAAGPTAQLSAIVDTWSPYYIKRTQAVLDGTWSSAQTFDGLVDGILSMAPYTNMPDDVKAMAMDTEAKIKSGELKPFTGPLNKQDGSVWLAEGESADYGTILGMNFYIEGVDDKLPQ
- a CDS encoding FadR/GntR family transcriptional regulator; the protein is MRKEEVRELKVVSNLRTSHAKVVEQVGLAIVGGRFGIGEPLPGDAELEAQFDVSRSVLREAMKTLTAKGLVVAKSRVGTRVTDRCHWNLVDEDVLRWHFRTGVTHEFIDHLYDVRMVLEPASAAFAALRASAADCAELRHYAMLLGSNELDWQGQVEADLRFHVLLTLVGANPFLESMVGFIKASLDGAFTMAFDPELAGRGEAISELHLAIVDAIEQGDAETARAATERAIEQGRAAALKAVENSQKRG
- the glmU gene encoding bifunctional UDP-N-acetylglucosamine diphosphorylase/glucosamine-1-phosphate N-acetyltransferase GlmU: MNRTCLAVVLAAGDSTRMKSSMSKVLHPVGGRPMIAHVMASIAASGVSDVALVLGRDADKVEKAASIEGLAVAGVLQTERLGTGHAVLMAKEAIARGYDEILVAYGDVPLITAAPLKAAREALAGGADVAVIGFHTANPTGYGRLLVENGELVAIREEKDATEAERAVTWCNSGLMAIDGKKAVDLLSRIGNQNAKGEYYLTDLVEIARSLGGKAVAVDAPESELTGCNNRAELAVIERLWQERRRHELMVSGVTMIAPETVFLSHDTVIGQDALIEPNVVFGPGVTVEGGAVIHAFSHLEGAHVAAGATVGPFARLRPGANLAEGAKVGNFCEVKKAEIGRGAKVNHLTYIGDAVVGAETNIGAGTITCNYDGVNKFETHIGAGAFIGSNSSLVAPVKIGDGALIASGSVITEDVPADALAFGRARQEMKPGRAAVIRERNLAIKAAKKSGK